One part of the Deltaproteobacteria bacterium genome encodes these proteins:
- a CDS encoding nucleotidyltransferase domain-containing protein: MHPSIPSDAWNEIVDRLAAIERANEVRVVFACESGSRAWGFASADSDFDVRFLYLRPREFYLRVDLEDQRDVIEAPIEGVWDVNGWDLRKALQLLRKSNPPLFEWVQSPIVYREEGTLAAQLRTALAEYFRADSATYHYLHMARGNFREHLRGERVWTKKYFYVLRPLLAVRWIEAGLGPVPMEFGALVEATVGDVPVRAAIDALLADKRAGRELSDGPRIPAISAFIESELARHEALRPLYERRPSDIAPLNALFMRALDEVWGRLNRGALALASLPMPTHRYDRELAPLIANMPTLSNLSTVESIREIRAARLAMFPPPPDRADVVKRDALVPGPTGAPQVPVRIYTPRAAASGPRGCVFEIHGGGFLMGSIDMMDAWCQVTAAALDAVVVSVEYRLAPEHPFPAGVEDCYAALCWTARHAADLGVDSARIAIAGQSAGGGLAAGTALIARDRGFPALCFQLLEIPELDDRLDTPSMLAFTDTPLWNRPNAVWSWKHYLGPNHAGEVSPYAAPARAKDLTGLPPAYVSTMEFDPLRDEGILYALRLLQAGVPVELHNFPGTFHGSALIASAEVSQRGAREAQDALRRALAKS, encoded by the coding sequence ATGCATCCCTCGATTCCCAGCGACGCCTGGAACGAGATCGTGGACCGGCTCGCCGCGATCGAGCGCGCCAACGAGGTGCGCGTCGTGTTCGCATGCGAGTCGGGCAGTCGCGCATGGGGCTTCGCGTCCGCCGACTCCGACTTCGACGTGCGCTTCCTCTACCTGCGCCCGCGCGAGTTCTATCTGCGAGTGGACCTCGAGGATCAGCGCGACGTGATCGAGGCCCCGATCGAGGGCGTCTGGGACGTGAATGGTTGGGACCTGCGCAAAGCGCTTCAGTTGTTACGGAAGTCGAACCCGCCCCTGTTCGAGTGGGTCCAGTCGCCGATCGTGTACCGCGAGGAAGGCACGCTCGCGGCGCAGCTGCGTACGGCGCTCGCGGAGTACTTCCGTGCGGACTCGGCGACGTACCACTACCTGCACATGGCTCGCGGCAACTTTCGCGAACACCTCCGCGGCGAGCGCGTGTGGACGAAGAAGTACTTCTACGTGCTCCGCCCGCTGCTCGCCGTGCGCTGGATCGAGGCTGGCCTCGGTCCCGTGCCGATGGAGTTCGGCGCACTCGTCGAAGCGACCGTTGGCGATGTGCCAGTGCGCGCGGCGATCGATGCGCTGCTCGCCGACAAGCGCGCGGGCCGCGAGCTCAGCGATGGACCGCGCATTCCAGCGATCAGCGCGTTCATCGAGAGCGAGCTCGCGCGTCACGAAGCTCTGCGTCCTCTCTACGAGCGCAGGCCGAGCGACATCGCGCCGCTGAACGCGCTCTTTATGCGTGCGCTCGATGAAGTATGGGGTCGCTTAAATCGCGGGGCCCTCGCTCTAGCCTCGCTCCCCATGCCCACCCACCGCTACGACCGTGAGCTCGCACCGCTGATCGCGAACATGCCCACGCTCTCGAACCTCTCGACGGTCGAGTCGATCCGCGAGATTCGCGCGGCGCGGCTCGCGATGTTTCCGCCGCCGCCCGATCGCGCGGACGTCGTGAAGCGCGACGCGCTCGTGCCCGGCCCCACAGGCGCGCCGCAGGTGCCCGTGCGCATCTACACACCGCGCGCCGCCGCGAGCGGGCCGCGCGGCTGCGTGTTCGAGATTCACGGCGGCGGTTTCTTGATGGGCTCGATCGACATGATGGACGCGTGGTGCCAGGTCACCGCTGCCGCGCTCGATGCGGTCGTCGTCTCGGTCGAGTACCGGCTCGCACCCGAGCATCCGTTTCCGGCAGGCGTCGAGGATTGTTACGCCGCGCTGTGCTGGACCGCGCGGCACGCGGCGGACCTCGGCGTCGACTCGGCGCGCATCGCGATCGCGGGCCAGAGCGCGGGAGGTGGGCTGGCGGCGGGCACGGCACTGATCGCGCGCGATCGCGGCTTTCCCGCGCTGTGCTTCCAGCTGCTCGAGATCCCCGAGCTCGACGACCGGCTCGACACGCCCTCGATGCTCGCCTTCACCGACACGCCGCTTTGGAATCGCCCCAACGCGGTGTGGAGCTGGAAGCACTACCTCGGGCCGAACCACGCGGGCGAGGTCTCGCCCTACGCAGCGCCCGCGCGCGCGAAGGACCTAACAGGTCTGCCGCCGGCGTACGTCTCCACCATGGAGTTCGACCCGCTGCGCGACGAGGGCATCCTCTACGCGCTGCGGCTGCTCCAGGCCGGCGTGCCCGTCGAGCTGCACAACTTCCCGGGCACCTTCCACGGCTCGGCCTTGATCGCGAGCGCCGAGGTCTCCCAGCGCGGAGCG
- a CDS encoding enoyl-CoA hydratase/isomerase family protein, giving the protein MRVGNLVVTEQRGATRILRLNRPEARNSLSPELIGELGAALDDAVKDDAVRAVILTGTGDRAFCAGMDLRAFAEGRTARIAGGPDPMAAFGKFIRDSIPKPIIGAAQATAVAGGFELLMACDLIVASSAAQFGIPEAKRGLFAAGGGVFLSKRIPLALALELGMTGDVISAQRALELGLINKVVAPDQVIAEALALADRIAENGPLGVQATKELMRLAVASTLAEAEARQRVLQPRVFASEDAKEGSLAFVEKRKPIWKGR; this is encoded by the coding sequence ATCCGCGTGGGCAATCTCGTCGTGACGGAGCAGCGCGGGGCGACGCGCATCTTGCGCCTCAATCGCCCCGAGGCGCGCAACTCGCTCTCGCCGGAGCTGATCGGCGAGCTCGGCGCGGCGCTCGACGACGCGGTGAAGGACGACGCGGTGCGCGCCGTGATTCTCACGGGCACCGGCGACCGCGCGTTCTGCGCAGGCATGGATCTGCGCGCGTTCGCGGAGGGACGCACCGCGCGGATCGCGGGCGGCCCGGATCCGATGGCGGCGTTCGGGAAGTTCATTCGCGACAGCATCCCGAAGCCGATCATCGGCGCCGCGCAGGCGACCGCGGTCGCGGGCGGCTTCGAGTTGCTGATGGCGTGCGACCTGATCGTGGCCTCGTCGGCCGCGCAGTTCGGAATCCCCGAGGCGAAGCGCGGCCTGTTCGCGGCCGGCGGCGGCGTGTTTCTCAGCAAGCGCATTCCGCTCGCGCTCGCCCTCGAGCTGGGCATGACCGGCGACGTGATCTCCGCGCAGCGCGCACTCGAGCTCGGCCTCATCAACAAGGTCGTCGCGCCGGACCAAGTGATCGCCGAGGCGCTCGCGCTCGCAGACCGCATCGCGGAGAACGGCCCGCTCGGCGTGCAGGCGACGAAGGAGTTGATGCGCCTCGCAGTCGCGTCGACGCTCGCGGAGGCCGAAGCGCGCCAGCGCGTGCTGCAGCCGAGAGTGTTCGCCTCGGAGGACGCGAAGGAGGGCAGCCTCGCGTTCGTGGAGAAGCGGAAGCCAATCTGGAAGGGCCGCTGA
- a CDS encoding glucose 1-dehydrogenase, with the protein MPVAMITGSARGIGAAIARKLAADGFAVGVCDLNGEGAAVTARDIAESGARSASCGVDVSDARSVATCADAFEAKLGPIDVLVNNAGIDVPAFFIDSKEVDWDRLWAVNVKGVLHCTQRVLPSMIERKHGRVINIASDAGRVGAGGEAVYSATKGAVLAFTKALAREVARHEITVNAVCPGATDTALLALLGDFNPKLHAGLTRSIPLRRVGQPEDVAGAVAYLASEAASYVTGQSLSVSGGLTML; encoded by the coding sequence ATGCCCGTTGCGATGATTACCGGCTCCGCGCGCGGCATCGGCGCGGCAATCGCGCGCAAGCTCGCTGCCGACGGATTCGCGGTGGGCGTGTGCGACCTGAACGGCGAGGGCGCGGCGGTGACGGCTCGCGACATCGCCGAGAGTGGTGCGCGCAGCGCGAGCTGCGGCGTCGACGTGTCGGACGCGCGCTCGGTCGCCACGTGCGCCGACGCGTTCGAGGCGAAGCTCGGCCCGATCGACGTGCTCGTGAACAACGCGGGCATCGACGTGCCCGCGTTCTTCATCGACTCGAAAGAAGTGGACTGGGATCGCCTCTGGGCCGTCAACGTGAAGGGCGTGCTGCACTGCACGCAGCGCGTGCTGCCGAGCATGATCGAGCGCAAGCACGGGCGCGTGATCAACATCGCGTCGGACGCGGGGCGCGTGGGCGCCGGCGGCGAAGCGGTCTACAGCGCGACGAAGGGCGCCGTGCTCGCCTTCACGAAGGCGCTCGCGCGCGAAGTCGCGCGCCACGAGATCACGGTGAACGCGGTCTGCCCGGGCGCGACCGACACCGCGCTGCTCGCGCTGCTCGGCGACTTCAACCCGAAGCTCCACGCCGGCCTGACGCGCAGCATCCCGCTGCGGCGCGTCGGCCAGCCCGAGGACGTCGCCGGCGCGGTCGCGTACCTCGCGAGCGAGGCGGCTTCCTACGTCACCGGCCAGTCGCTCTCGGTGAGCGGCGGCCTGACGATGCTCTGA
- a CDS encoding nuclear transport factor 2 family protein, with product METWQLIAREGIRDTISRYTWCSEFMDSAGFADCFTADAVLEIKDGATYHGRDGVVSMITGVRDRTRELAPVTSGAPAVMRHHVSSIRIELDGRERARAFSYFAVFVPPHGHDHWGRYADELVLERDGRWRFARRRVSVDGAVAASKMFPLPKS from the coding sequence GTGGAGACTTGGCAGCTCATCGCCCGCGAGGGCATCCGCGACACGATCTCGCGCTACACGTGGTGCAGCGAGTTCATGGACAGCGCGGGCTTCGCGGATTGCTTCACCGCGGACGCGGTCCTCGAGATCAAAGACGGCGCGACGTATCACGGGCGCGACGGCGTCGTCTCGATGATCACGGGCGTGCGCGACCGCACGCGCGAGCTGGCGCCCGTAACGAGTGGCGCGCCCGCCGTGATGCGCCACCACGTCTCGTCGATTCGCATCGAGCTCGACGGCCGCGAGCGCGCCCGCGCGTTCTCGTACTTCGCGGTGTTCGTGCCGCCGCACGGGCATGATCACTGGGGCCGCTATGCGGATGAGCTCGTGCTGGAGCGCGACGGCCGCTGGCGTTTCGCGCGCCGCCGCGTGAGCGTGGACGGCGCGGTCGCGGCTTCCAAGATGTTCCCGCTGCCGAAGTCCTGA
- a CDS encoding alpha/beta hydrolase, whose protein sequence is MHKRVTFTGFEGISLAADVYGDDAAWPVLMMHGGGQTRHAWGNTAELLARAGWRAVSLDLRGHGDSAWAKNGDYSFTSFGADCIAVCDALGKPPVLVGASLGGVSAILAEGNSDRVVSCGLVIVDVTHRNNPEGIDKIKHFMMSGLGGFASLEEAAAAIAAYTPHRRRSPNPEGLKKVLRQREGRWHWHWDQAFMQRKGVEVPAPDFGDVFELALARIRVPTLLVRGKLSDVVTEEGVQDFLAKIPGSKLADVSDAAHMVAGDQNDAFSSAVIEFLENEVRPQLARG, encoded by the coding sequence ATGCACAAACGGGTCACGTTCACGGGCTTCGAGGGCATCTCGCTCGCGGCAGACGTCTACGGCGACGACGCGGCATGGCCCGTTCTCATGATGCACGGCGGCGGCCAGACGCGGCACGCCTGGGGCAACACCGCGGAGCTGCTCGCGCGCGCGGGTTGGCGCGCGGTGTCGCTCGATCTGCGCGGCCACGGCGACAGCGCGTGGGCGAAGAATGGCGACTACTCGTTCACGAGCTTCGGCGCGGACTGCATCGCGGTGTGCGATGCGCTGGGGAAGCCGCCCGTGCTCGTGGGAGCCTCCCTCGGTGGCGTCTCGGCGATCCTCGCGGAGGGCAACAGCGACCGCGTCGTCTCGTGCGGGCTCGTGATCGTCGACGTCACGCACCGCAACAACCCCGAGGGCATCGACAAGATCAAGCACTTCATGATGTCGGGCCTCGGCGGCTTCGCGTCGCTCGAAGAAGCCGCCGCCGCGATCGCCGCGTACACGCCGCACCGGCGGCGCAGCCCGAATCCCGAGGGCTTGAAGAAGGTGCTGCGCCAGCGCGAGGGCCGCTGGCATTGGCACTGGGACCAGGCGTTCATGCAGCGCAAGGGCGTCGAGGTGCCCGCGCCGGACTTCGGCGATGTCTTCGAGCTCGCGCTCGCGCGCATTCGCGTACCCACGCTGCTCGTGCGCGGGAAGCTCTCGGATGTTGTTACGGAAGAAGGCGTCCAGGACTTCCTCGCGAAGATTCCCGGCTCGAAGCTCGCCGACGTGAGCGACGCCGCGCACATGGTCGCCGGCGACCAGAACGACGCGTTCTCGAGCGCGGTGATCGAGTTCCTGGAGAACGAAGTGAGACCGCAGCTCGCGCGCGGCTGA
- a CDS encoding SDR family NAD(P)-dependent oxidoreductase produces MTTTYPLPHASLDLTGQVAFVTGCSAGLGVRFAKALAAAGAKVAITARRKDRLEALAQEIRAAGGECEPIALDMQDPKQIVAAVDRAERALGLVTILVNNAGIPDAQHAAKMSLDLVNAVFDTNLRGPFILSCEVARRLIAAKQRGRMVNISSMGAFRYQGGGGAALYSITKAGIVRMTEALSAEWAGFGINVNCIAPGAFQSEMMDGMLSRIGDISKGFPRKRVLDPALMDSTLLYLVAPSSEAVTGTTIKIDDGQGPK; encoded by the coding sequence ATGACGACCACCTATCCGCTCCCCCACGCCTCGCTCGACCTCACTGGCCAAGTCGCGTTCGTGACGGGCTGCTCGGCCGGCCTCGGCGTGCGCTTCGCGAAGGCGCTCGCGGCGGCGGGCGCGAAGGTCGCGATCACGGCGCGGCGCAAGGATCGCCTCGAAGCGCTCGCGCAGGAGATTCGCGCCGCGGGCGGCGAGTGCGAGCCGATCGCGCTCGACATGCAGGACCCGAAGCAGATCGTCGCGGCGGTCGATCGAGCCGAGCGCGCGCTCGGGCTCGTCACGATTCTGGTGAACAACGCCGGCATCCCCGACGCGCAGCACGCCGCGAAGATGTCGCTCGATCTCGTCAACGCCGTGTTCGACACGAACCTGCGCGGCCCGTTCATCCTCTCCTGCGAGGTCGCGCGGCGGCTGATCGCCGCGAAGCAGCGCGGGCGCATGGTCAACATCTCGTCGATGGGCGCGTTCCGTTATCAGGGCGGCGGCGGCGCGGCGCTCTACTCGATTACGAAGGCCGGCATCGTGCGCATGACGGAAGCGCTGTCGGCAGAGTGGGCGGGCTTCGGCATCAACGTGAACTGCATCGCGCCGGGCGCCTTCCAGTCCGAGATGATGGACGGGATGCTCTCGCGCATCGGTGACATCTCGAAGGGCTTCCCGCGCAAGCGCGTGCTCGATCCCGCGCTGATGGACTCGACGCTGCTGTATCTCGTCGCCCCGTCGTCGGAAGCCGTTACGGGCACCACGATCAAGATCGACGACGGGCAGGGGCCGAAGTAG
- a CDS encoding phosphotransferase family protein — MAEAARAPSLEELAQRATAAVQARFARARVGGVTPLLGGTSSLTYSAELQHASGDRRVVIKVAPPGVPPVRNRDVLRQARVLHALVGARGVAAPEVLGEDAGAPVAIPPLFVMSFVPGESYEPCLTSAEPSATRAQLEARYFAAAPMLAALHAVAPSDARIASEPVQDLASELARWQKAFASCEDDLRANENEVHAALASALPEEAPARILHGDYRLGNMQCEGERIGALIDWEIWSLGDPRLDLAWFLWNSNPAHPSCSRANAPAPAQAALVAAYEEATGSRARDLGWFGALVRYKQAAASALIAKNTRKLAKPGVDAARTAALIPRLLESALKELGK, encoded by the coding sequence GTGGCCGAGGCAGCGCGCGCACCGAGTCTCGAAGAGCTCGCGCAGCGCGCGACTGCGGCCGTGCAGGCGCGCTTCGCGCGTGCGCGCGTCGGCGGCGTGACGCCACTGCTCGGCGGCACGTCGAGCCTCACGTACTCGGCAGAGCTTCAGCACGCGAGCGGCGATCGCCGCGTCGTGATCAAGGTCGCGCCGCCCGGGGTTCCCCCCGTGCGCAATCGCGACGTGCTGCGGCAGGCCCGCGTGCTTCACGCGCTCGTCGGCGCACGCGGAGTGGCTGCGCCCGAGGTGTTAGGGGAAGACGCGGGCGCGCCGGTCGCGATTCCGCCGCTGTTCGTGATGTCGTTCGTGCCGGGCGAGTCCTACGAGCCGTGCCTCACGAGCGCGGAGCCGAGCGCGACACGCGCCCAGCTCGAAGCGCGCTACTTCGCGGCGGCGCCCATGCTCGCGGCGCTGCACGCCGTCGCGCCGAGCGACGCGCGCATCGCGAGCGAGCCGGTGCAGGACCTCGCCAGCGAGCTCGCGCGCTGGCAGAAGGCGTTCGCCTCGTGTGAGGACGACCTGCGCGCGAACGAGAACGAGGTGCACGCCGCGCTCGCGAGCGCGCTGCCAGAGGAGGCGCCCGCGCGCATCCTCCACGGCGACTACCGGCTCGGGAACATGCAGTGCGAGGGCGAGCGCATCGGTGCGCTAATCGACTGGGAGATCTGGTCGCTCGGCGACCCGCGACTCGATCTGGCGTGGTTCCTGTGGAACTCGAATCCGGCGCACCCGAGTTGCTCGCGAGCGAACGCCCCGGCGCCGGCGCAGGCCGCGTTGGTCGCCGCGTACGAAGAGGCGACGGGCTCGCGAGCGCGCGATCTCGGCTGGTTCGGCGCGCTCGTGCGGTACAAGCAGGCCGCCGCGAGCGCGCTGATCGCGAAAAACACGCGCAAGCTCGCGAAGCCAGGCGTCGACGCAGCGCGCACCGCTGCGCTGATCCCGCGGCTCCTCGAGTCCGCCCTGAAGGAGTTAGGCAAGTGA
- a CDS encoding acyl-CoA dehydrogenase family protein — protein MFIGLSPEQEALRKELREYFDKLLTPEVRAALVAEHGTGPRTKAVRMQMARDGWFCFGWPVEYGGKGASEIDHFIFFDEAMRAGAPVPMLSVNTVGPTLMRYGTEEQRAFFLPKIASGESEFCIGYSEPGAGTDLASLKTTAIRDGDHYVINGQKTWTSLAKDADFIWLAVRTDPNAAKHAGISMMLVDMNTPGIRVDPLDLLVEHNINQVFFDDVRVPANRLVGGENKGWKLITNQLNHERVTLCSSGVLEGAYQAVKTYAEETKLPDGRRVIDEEWVQVNLAKVYAGLEFLRLINWKVAWSASKGSLSPADASATKVFGTEFYLDSFQLLMEILGPRGYLTRSSHGAAAAGTLESLYRGLMILTFGGGVNEVQRDLIALFGLRLPRIPRH, from the coding sequence ATGTTCATCGGTCTCAGTCCCGAGCAGGAGGCGCTGCGCAAAGAGCTGCGCGAGTACTTCGACAAGCTGCTCACGCCGGAGGTGCGCGCCGCGCTCGTCGCGGAGCACGGCACCGGCCCGCGCACAAAGGCGGTGCGCATGCAGATGGCGCGCGACGGCTGGTTCTGCTTCGGCTGGCCCGTCGAGTACGGCGGCAAGGGCGCGAGCGAGATCGATCACTTCATCTTCTTCGACGAAGCGATGCGCGCGGGCGCGCCGGTTCCGATGCTCAGCGTCAACACGGTCGGGCCGACGCTCATGCGTTACGGCACGGAGGAGCAGAGGGCGTTCTTCTTGCCGAAGATCGCGTCGGGCGAGAGCGAGTTCTGCATCGGCTACTCGGAGCCCGGCGCGGGCACCGACCTTGCGTCGCTCAAGACGACCGCGATTCGCGACGGCGATCACTACGTGATCAACGGCCAGAAGACTTGGACCAGCCTCGCGAAGGACGCGGACTTCATCTGGCTCGCGGTGCGCACCGATCCGAACGCCGCGAAGCACGCGGGCATCTCGATGATGCTCGTCGACATGAACACGCCGGGCATTCGCGTCGATCCGCTCGACCTGCTCGTCGAGCACAACATCAACCAAGTCTTCTTCGACGACGTGCGCGTACCCGCGAACCGGCTGGTCGGCGGCGAGAACAAGGGCTGGAAGCTGATCACGAATCAGCTGAACCACGAGCGCGTCACGCTCTGCAGCTCGGGCGTGCTCGAGGGCGCTTATCAGGCGGTGAAGACGTACGCGGAGGAGACGAAGCTCCCCGACGGCCGGCGCGTGATCGACGAGGAGTGGGTGCAGGTGAACCTCGCGAAGGTGTACGCGGGCCTCGAGTTCCTGCGCCTCATCAACTGGAAGGTCGCGTGGTCGGCGTCGAAGGGATCGCTCTCGCCCGCCGATGCCTCCGCCACGAAGGTATTCGGCACCGAGTTCTACCTGGACTCGTTCCAGCTGCTGATGGAGATCCTCGGCCCGCGCGGATACCTGACGCGCAGCTCGCACGGCGCCGCCGCCGCGGGCACGCTCGAGAGCCTCTATCGCGGGCTCATGATTCTCACTTTCGGCGGCGGCGTGAACGAAGTGCAGCGCGACTTGATAGCGCTCTTCGGCCTGCGCCTCCCGCGCATCCCGCGCCACTGA
- a CDS encoding acyl-CoA/acyl-ACP dehydrogenase — translation MDFAFSDEEQAVIELARKILSDGATPKALRALELSGSVRFDRGLWKQLAEAGLVGAAIPEALGGGGLGFLALAGILEEAGRSVAPVPLLETAVLGALPIAQFGSAVQKERWLRRAARGEAVLTAALVEPHREPANPGTRAEAKGARFALTGEKLAVPACEISDAVLVPAALANGAVGVFLVETRAAGVSQTPLTTTSRAPESELVLRGADAELLGTAEQGAEIVAWMQLRATAALCAMAAGVTQEALRLTAEYTKTRKQFDQPIATFQAVAQRAADAFIDTEAVRLTALQAAWRIDRDLPAEAAVATAKIWAAQGGSRVTRAAQHLHGGVGVDREYPLHRYYTTARQLELTLGGATTQLRALGKLIARGAA, via the coding sequence GTGGACTTTGCCTTCTCGGACGAAGAACAGGCGGTCATCGAGCTCGCGCGCAAGATCCTGAGCGACGGGGCGACGCCGAAGGCGCTGCGCGCGCTCGAGTTATCAGGCAGCGTGCGCTTCGATCGCGGGTTGTGGAAGCAGCTCGCCGAAGCCGGGCTCGTGGGCGCAGCGATCCCGGAGGCGCTCGGCGGCGGCGGGCTCGGCTTCCTCGCGCTCGCGGGCATCCTCGAAGAAGCGGGGCGCAGCGTCGCGCCGGTGCCGCTGCTCGAGACCGCGGTGCTCGGCGCGCTGCCGATCGCGCAGTTCGGGAGCGCGGTGCAGAAGGAGCGCTGGCTCCGGCGCGCCGCACGCGGAGAGGCGGTGCTCACCGCCGCGCTCGTCGAGCCGCACCGCGAGCCCGCGAATCCCGGCACGCGCGCGGAGGCCAAGGGCGCGCGCTTCGCGCTCACGGGCGAGAAGCTCGCCGTGCCCGCGTGCGAGATCTCGGACGCGGTGCTCGTGCCGGCGGCGCTCGCGAACGGCGCGGTGGGCGTGTTTCTCGTAGAGACGCGCGCAGCGGGCGTGTCGCAAACGCCGCTCACGACGACGAGCCGCGCGCCCGAGTCGGAGCTCGTGCTGCGCGGCGCGGACGCGGAGCTGTTAGGGACGGCGGAGCAGGGCGCCGAGATCGTGGCGTGGATGCAGCTGCGCGCGACGGCCGCGCTGTGCGCGATGGCCGCGGGGGTGACACAGGAAGCGCTGCGCCTCACCGCGGAGTACACCAAGACGCGCAAGCAGTTCGATCAACCCATCGCGACGTTTCAGGCAGTCGCGCAGCGGGCTGCCGACGCCTTCATCGACACCGAGGCGGTGCGACTCACGGCGCTCCAGGCGGCGTGGCGCATCGACCGCGATCTCCCTGCCGAAGCCGCCGTCGCGACGGCGAAGATCTGGGCCGCACAGGGCGGCTCGCGCGTGACGCGCGCCGCGCAGCACCTCCACGGCGGCGTCGGCGTCGACCGCGAGTACCCGCTGCACCGCTACTACACGACGGCGCGCCAGCTCGAGCTCACGCTCGGCGGCGCGACGACGCAGCTGCGTGCGCTGGGCAAGCTGATCGCTCGTGGGGCGGCGTAG
- a CDS encoding PilZ domain-containing protein: MIDKRQDDRLRVRFDVKLAAGVESREGTLLDVSRGWAKVLATGAGVQPGDEVRLSVVRRAGKPVDLTGHVVWSDAKQFALQFGGLSEAAQRWLSSLLEEETTAIR; the protein is encoded by the coding sequence ATGATCGACAAGCGTCAAGACGACCGCCTGCGCGTGCGCTTCGACGTCAAGCTCGCCGCGGGGGTCGAGTCCCGCGAAGGCACGCTCCTCGACGTCTCGCGAGGCTGGGCCAAGGTGCTGGCCACCGGCGCAGGCGTGCAGCCGGGCGACGAGGTGCGCCTGAGCGTCGTTCGCCGCGCGGGAAAACCCGTCGACCTGACGGGCCACGTCGTGTGGAGCGACGCGAAGCAGTTCGCACTTCAGTTCGGCGGACTGAGCGAGGCTGCACAGCGCTGGCTGTCTTCGCTGCTCGAGGAAGAAACCACCGCCATCCGCTGA
- a CDS encoding SDR family NAD(P)-dependent oxidoreductase produces the protein MSASVRSCTVSLARVRSRTTVRALRGGSRVATASNELAGRVALVTGASRGIGAAIAERLAAAGARVACTARSLDAPLGSEPGSLRETALRIAAAGGHAVAIQGDVTSAESRAAMIEACRKELGAVDILVNNAAGGPYRPFEKFNARHFALTFGSNVEAPLHLCQLVAPEMRAKGRGWIVNISSATAELPQAPYNAFLQTGGAHLYAASKAALNRLSLGIAAELSNAGIAVNTLAPVAAVITAAVRLTGADKWIEPEMIEPVEAMAEAALALATCDARFTGRVTYSVELLRELGREIRTLDGREVLTKENAQSR, from the coding sequence ATGTCCGCCTCCGTTCGCTCGTGCACGGTATCGCTCGCTCGCGTGCGCTCCCGCACTACTGTGCGCGCTCTTCGGGGAGGATCTCGCGTGGCGACTGCTTCGAACGAGCTCGCGGGGCGCGTCGCGCTCGTCACGGGCGCGAGCCGCGGCATCGGCGCGGCGATCGCGGAGCGCCTCGCCGCCGCGGGCGCGCGCGTCGCCTGCACCGCGCGCAGCCTCGATGCGCCGCTCGGCTCGGAGCCCGGCTCGCTGCGCGAAACCGCCCTGCGCATCGCGGCCGCGGGCGGACACGCGGTCGCGATTCAAGGCGACGTGACGAGCGCCGAGTCGCGCGCGGCGATGATCGAGGCGTGCCGCAAGGAGCTGGGCGCGGTCGACATCCTGGTGAACAACGCAGCGGGTGGTCCCTACCGCCCGTTCGAGAAGTTCAACGCGCGGCACTTCGCGCTGACGTTCGGGTCCAACGTCGAGGCGCCGCTGCACCTGTGTCAGCTCGTCGCGCCCGAGATGCGCGCGAAGGGTCGCGGCTGGATCGTGAACATCTCCTCCGCGACGGCCGAGCTGCCGCAGGCGCCCTACAACGCGTTCCTGCAGACCGGCGGCGCTCACCTGTATGCCGCGAGCAAGGCCGCGCTGAATCGCCTGAGCCTCGGCATCGCGGCGGAGCTCTCGAACGCCGGCATCGCGGTGAACACGCTCGCTCCCGTCGCGGCAGTGATTACGGCCGCCGTGCGGCTCACGGGCGCGGACAAGTGGATCGAGCCCGAGATGATCGAGCCCGTCGAGGCGATGGCGGAGGCTGCGCTCGCGCTCGCGACCTGCGACGCGCGCTTCACCGGCCGCGTCACGTACAGCGTCGAGTTGTTACGGGAGCTGGGGCGCGAGATCCGCACGCTCGACGGTCGAGAGGTGCTTACGAAAGAGAACGCGCAGTCGCGCTGA
- a CDS encoding RidA family protein yields the protein MSATTVTTKSAPAPIGPYSQAVRAGDTVYLSGQIALDPATGQLVAGSVAAEAERVFANLAAVAEAAGGSLANAVKLTIYLTDLASFGAVNEVMARVFRPPFPARATVGVKDLPRGAAVEVDAVLVLG from the coding sequence ATGAGCGCGACGACCGTGACCACGAAGAGCGCACCTGCGCCGATCGGCCCCTACTCGCAGGCCGTGCGCGCGGGCGACACCGTGTACCTGTCGGGCCAGATCGCGCTCGACCCCGCGACGGGCCAACTCGTCGCCGGCAGCGTCGCCGCCGAAGCCGAGCGCGTGTTCGCGAACCTCGCGGCCGTAGCCGAAGCCGCGGGCGGCTCGCTCGCGAACGCGGTGAAGCTGACGATCTACCTCACCGACCTCGCGAGCTTCGGCGCCGTGAACGAGGTGATGGCGCGCGTCTTCCGCCCGCCGTTCCCGGCGCGCGCGACCGTGGGCGTGAAGGACCTGCCGCGAGGTGCCGCAGTCGAGGTGGACGCGGTGCTCGTGCTGGGCTGA